Proteins from a single region of Budorcas taxicolor isolate Tak-1 chromosome 11, Takin1.1, whole genome shotgun sequence:
- the DOK1 gene encoding docking protein 1, translating to MDGAVMEGPLFLQSQRFGAKRWRKTWAVLYPASPHGVARLEFFDHKGSSSGGGRGSSRRLDCKVIRLAECVSVAPVAVESPPEPGAAAFRLDTAQRSHLLAADAPSSAAWVQTLCQNAFPKGSWALAPAENPPKLSALEMLENSLYSPSWEGSQFWVTVQKTEAAERCGLHGSYVLRVEAERLTLLAMGAQRRILEPLFSWPYTLLRRYGRDKVMFSFEAGRRCPSGPGTFTFQTAQGNDIFQAVETAIHRQKTQGKAGQGQDVLRADSHEGEVADGKLASSSAPLELPGSPPALYAEPLDSLRIPPGPSQDSLYSDPLDSTPARAGEGTQLKKALYWDLCEHVQQKLIKAKLTDPKEDPIYDEPEGLAPAALRGLYDLPQEPKDAWWCQARVKEEGYELPYNPATDDYAVPPPRSTKPFPAPKPQGLALSESGAAAGSGSQGRSSDTALYSQVQKSGASGSWDCGLSGAVTDSTGAKSEGST from the exons ATGGACGGGGCCGTGATGGAAGGGCCGCTGTTTTTGCAGAGTCAGCGTTTCGGGGCCAAG AGATGGAGGAAAACCTGGGCGGTTCTCTACCCGGCCAGTCCCCACGGTGTCGCGCGGCTCGAGTTCTTTGACCACAAGGGGTCGAGCTCTGGAGGTGGCCGAGGGAGCTCGCGCCgcctggactgcaaggtgatccgtCTGGCAGAATGTGTGAGCGTGGCCCCCGTGGCGGTGGAGAGCCCCCCTGAGCCTGGCGCCGCAGCTTTTCGCCTGGACACCGCACAGCGATCCCACTTGCTGGCGGCCGACGCCCCGTCCAGTGCAGCCTGGGTGCAAACGCTGTGCCAAAACGCCTTTCCG AAAGGCAGCTGGGCCCTGGCACCTGCCGAGAACCCACCCAAGCTTTCTGCCCTGGAGATGCTGGAGAACTCGCTGTATAGCCCCTCCTGGGAAG GATCCCAGTTCTGGGTAACGGTGCAGAAGACTGAGGCCGCTGAGCGCTGTGGGCTGCATGGCTCCTATGTGCTGAGAGTGGAGGCGGAGAGGCTGACTCTTCTGGCCATGGGGGCCCAGAGGCGGATATTGGAGCCACTCTTCTCCTGGCCCTACACTCTGTTGCGTCGCTATGGCCGTGACAAG GTCATGTTCTCTTTTGAGGCTGGCCGCCGCTGTCCCTCCGGCCCTGGAACCTTCACCTTCCAGACGGCACAGGGAAATGACATCTTTCAGGCAGTTGAGACTGCTATCCACCGACAGAAGACTCAGGGAAAGGCTGGCCAGGGGCAGGATGTTCTCAGAGCTGATTCCCATGAAGGAGAAGTGGCAGACGGGAAGTTGGCTTCCTCCTCGGCCCCTCTGGAGCTCCCAGGCAGCCCTCCAGCCCTGTATGCTGAACCCTTAGACTCCCTGCGCATTCCTCCAGGCCCTTCCCAAGATTCCCTGTACTCAGACCCCTTGGACAGCACCCCTGCTCGGGCAGGGGAGGGGACACAGTTAAAGAAAGCTCTCTACTGGGACTTGTGTGAGCATGTGCAGCAAAAGCTGATAAAGGCCAAGTTGACAGACCCTAAAGAAGACCCCATTTATGATGAACCTGAGGGCCTGGCCCCAGCCGCTCTCCGGGGCCTTTATGATCTGCCTCAGGAGCCCAAGGATGCATGGTGGTGCCAGGCTCGGGTGAAGGAGGAAGGCTATGAGCTCCCCTACAACCCTGCCACGGATGACTATGCTGTGCCACCCCCTCGGAGCACAAAGCCCTTCCCAGCTCCTAAGCCCCAGGGCCTGGCCTTATCTGAATCTGGTGCTGCAGCTGGCAGTGGCAGCCAAGGCCGTAGCTCAGACACTGCCCTGTACAGCCAGGTCCAGAAAAGCGGGGCCTCAGGGAGCTGGGACTGTGGGCTCTCTGGAGCAGTGACTGACAGCACTGGGGCCAAGTCAGAGGGTTCCACGTGA